The Microbacterium schleiferi genome contains the following window.
GAGCGGTGGCTCGTGGAAGCCAGCGGTCGACCTCCGGGGTGAGCGTCGGCGACGAGAAGGTGGACAGTGTTGGAGCCGATGTCGAGGACGCCCAGACGCACGGGGGACAGCCTATCGGTGGCACGGACGAGCCTCCGCGCACGGTCTTCGCTGTGCCGATTGCAGGATAAACGCCGGGTCAGTCGGTCCGCCGCCCCCAGAACGATGGATTGCTCCTGCGTTCGGCTCGGGCGTTCGGCTCGGGGCGTCAGAGGAGGGCGTCAGGGGAGGGCGTCGGCGGGCGGATCAGCGCAGCCAACGAACCCGGCCTTCACGAACGCGGCGGTCTGATAGGCGTAGTTGTAGACCCAGCGCGTCAGGTTCAGGCGCTCATCGACGGGAACCACCGTGACTGCGGCCTTCGCGCACGTGTCGAAGATGTAGCGTGTGCGCAGCACGTGCGGTGTGTAGGTCAGCACAACGACGGTGTCGCCGCCTGAGGCGTAGGCCGACAGCAGGGCGGCCTCGCCCCGGGTCGTGAACGGGTCGGGGGTGCGGCAGGTCACGTAGGAGCGCCAGCAGTAGCTCAGTTTCTCGGCCGAGTCGTTCCCCGACCGCGGCACAGACACGAGGACCCTGTCGGC
Protein-coding sequences here:
- a CDS encoding YdcF family protein gives rise to the protein MDDESIITRARWARRGALGILTVIALIAVIGLPLYVFPAVPAPPQADLIYVIGPPTATRIADAESLRDQGIADRVLVSVPRSGNDSAEKLSYCWRSYVTCRTPDPFTTRGEAALLSAYASGGDTVVVLTYTPHVLRTRYIFDTCAKAAVTVVPVDERLNLTRWVYNYAYQTAAFVKAGFVGCADPPADALP